Proteins co-encoded in one Brassica oleracea var. oleracea cultivar TO1000 chromosome C4, BOL, whole genome shotgun sequence genomic window:
- the LOC106339937 gene encoding acyl carrier protein 1, mitochondrial, producing the protein MALRNALLRHLRVPVQNLAVRGSNQSQIGFLGSIRAFSSHDDHLSKQDVVDRVLDVVKSFPKVDPAKVTPDVHFQKDLGLDSLDTVEIVMAIEEEFKLEIPDKEADKIDSCSLAIEYVFSHPMSS; encoded by the exons ATGGCACTGAGGAACGCACTTCTTCGTCACCTGAGGGTTCCGGTCCAAAACCTAGCGGTGAGAGGTTCGAACCAATCTCAAATCGGGTTCCTTGGCTCGATCCGTGCTTTCTCGTCGCACGATGATCACCTCAGCAAGCAGGATGTCGTCGACAGAGTCCTCGACGTTGTCAAGAGCTTCCCTAAAGTCGATCCCGCTAAG GTGACTCCTGATGTTCATTTCCAAAAGGATTTGGGGTTAGATAGTTTGGACACGGTGGAGATAGTGATGGCTATTGAAGAGGAGTTCAAGCTTGAGATCCCAGACAAAGAAGCTGACAAGATAGACTCTTGCTCTCTTGCCATTGAATACGTTTTCAGTCATCCTATGTCTAGCTAA
- the LOC106342886 gene encoding protein TRIGALACTOSYLDIACYLGLYCEROL 4, chloroplastic, whose amino-acid sequence MANLSSAIDSVFWDHNLSSPQTLESTARSVPGEPFPVDGARASRSHRIQQLSLLREGFPLGVIPAFAPSSDKRLGSFSLNSLLLCPSSSNWWAGLVGQFKPKKLFADIKTSISKAEEWDLQLFKDTTKHIVDKSLYSVGLWTQIALGSSSSLLLNAERLGDKKGIRKKLMFVHPLEKHDLTVEAAWPDLFLDHKGRFWDVPESLNFDVSSLAPETTGLQYRFGVHKSKGDPQQVNAADTSGDAPPASLFPGLCAKAAVSYKASRDLWRPKERDDDTKEEEEEDDDDDDAPVFLPYDIRLKEPHAAVSGIVGSTLAAWITGRDTKRSPISADAFGSACCTFQKGRFSKLYGDLTRVDARVDVSSASALAKRIFHAIRRSSGSNKTDDDASGSPRLSLMFQQQVAGPIVFKVDSQFEVGAGKYGAQMEDLIYSLNYSLRLLESGKVVAWYSPKRKEGMVELRVFEF is encoded by the exons ATGGCGAATCTCAGCTCAGCAATTGACTCAGTGTTCTGGGACCATAACCTCTCTTCACCGCAAACCCTCGAAAGCACAGCTCGTTCCGTTCCCGGCGAGCCGTTTCCCGTCGACGGTGCACGAGCCAGCCGCTCTCACCGTATTCAGCAGCTCTCTCTTCTCCGCGAAGGCTTCCCTCTCGGAGTCATCCCTGCTTTTGCTCCTTCTTCCGACAAGAGACTCGGCTCTTTCTCTCTCAACTCTCTCTTGCTCTGTCCTTCCTCTTCCAACTG GTGGGCAGGATTGGTTGGGCAGTTCAAGCCAAAGAAGCTCTTTGCTGATATCAAAACAAGTATCAGCAAGGCAGAAGAGTGGGATCTCCAGCTTTTCAAGGACACAACAAAACACATTGTGGACAAATCTCTTTACTCAGTTGGTCTATGGACTCAGATTGCACTAGGATCTTCTTCCTCTCTCTTGCTCAACGCTGAGCGTCTAGGCGACAAAAAGGGGATCAGAAAGAAGCTTATGTTTGTTCATCCG CTTGAGAAACATGATCTCACAGTGGAAGCAGCTTGGCCAGACCTGTTTCTGGACCACAAAGGACGCTTCTGGGATGTTCCTGAGTCGTTAAACTTCGATGTCTCATCGCTTGCTCCAGAGACGACCGGGCTTCAGTACCGTTTTGGTGTGCACAAAAGCAAAGGTGATCCTCAGCAAGTGAACGCTGCTGATACTAGTGGCGATGCTCCTCCTGCTTCTTTGTTCCCTGGTTTATGCGCCAAGGCCGCAGTTTCATACAAAGCTAGCAGAGACTTATGGAGGCCGAAGGAGAGAGATGACGACACAAAGGAAGAAGAAGAAGAAGATGATGATGATGATGATGCACCTGTCTTTCTTCCTTACGACATACGCCTCAAGGAGCCTCACGCAGCAGTTTCAGGGATAGTAGGTAGCACCTTGGCAGCTTGGATCACAGGCCGAGACACGAAGAGGAGTCCGATAAGTGCAGATGCGTTTGGTTCTGCTTGTTGTACGTTTCAGAAAGGGAGGTTTAGTAAGCTGTACGGTGATTTAACGAGAGTAGATGCTCGTGTGGACGTTTCCTCAGCTTCTGCTCTAGCTAAAAGAATCTTCCATGCAATTAGAAGATCTTCAGGGAGTAACAAAACAGATGATGACGCGTCAGGTTCTCCGAGACTCAGCCTGATGTTCCAGCAACAG GTTGCAGGTCCAATCGTTTTCAAGGTGGACTCACAGTTTGAAGTAGGTGCAGGGAAGTACGGTGCACAGATGGAGGATCTGATTTACAGTTTGAACTACTCGTTGAGGCTTCTTGAGTCTGGGAAAGTGGTGGCTTGGTATTCACCAAAGAGGAAAGAAGGCATGGTTGAGCTTCGAGTTTTTGAATTTTAA
- the LOC106342887 gene encoding 10 kDa chaperonin, translating into MATSTFVSLPKPFFAFPVKTNTPALANHKLLGSRRGCLRVKAISTKWEPTKVVPQADRVLVRLEEVAQTTSGGVLLPKAAVKFERYLTGEVVSVGSEVGQQVGPGKKVLFSDVSAYEVDLGTGARHCFCKESDLLALVE; encoded by the exons ATGGCTACTTCCACTTTCGTCTCTCTACCAAAACCCTTCTTCGCTTTTCCGGTGAAAACCAACACTCCTGCTCTGGCTAACCACAAGCTTCTCG GAAGCCGAAGAGGTTGTCTCAGAGTCAAAGCGATTTCAACTAAATGGGAACCGACAAAG GTTGTTCCTCAAGCAGACAGGGTTCTTGTTCGTCTTGAAGAGGTTGCTCAG ACAACCTCAGGTGGAGTGTTGTTGCCTAAAGCAGCTGTTAAGTTTGAGAGGTACCTAACCGGAGAG GTTGTCTCTGTTGGTTCTGAGGTGGGACAACAAGTTGGCCCTGGAAAGAAG GTTCTGTTCTCTGACGTGAGCGCATACGAG GTCGATTTGGGAACCGGTGCTAGGCATTGCTTTTGCAAAGAGAGCGACCTGTTGGCCCTCGTGGAGTAG
- the LOC106337865 gene encoding LOW QUALITY PROTEIN: F-box/kelch-repeat protein At3g18720 (The sequence of the model RefSeq protein was modified relative to this genomic sequence to represent the inferred CDS: deleted 2 bases in 1 codon; substituted 1 base at 1 genomic stop codon) yields the protein MPMCITGMWNMNIPSVLLLDILSRLSLKVNIQASAVCKTWCGAAVSVRKLQPPHPWVFYPLRAAEEGNYLLFDPSRSQTYKLNFPELKNYGFSYSRDGWLLVVTKAPSRLIFLFNPFTRDHIYLPKLLLPTTAGDCCSAAPTSSANCLVISFNYTISPPDIVIDTWRPGETIYMDHTSINSQLPGRRAWNNCDFSNGMFYCFSTCGYLGVFDPSPNRETWKILPVKPCLAFRQVDLTRRMMITEHEGDIFVVCNSLXAYKKSSVFKLNRKGKGTWEEKRELGGLTIFASRLASLTRASSLSSKERNKLYQLEVGARNG from the exons ATGCCC ATGTGTATTACAGGAATGTGGAATATGAATATTCCCTCAGTTCTCCTGCTAGATATACTGTCCCGCCTCAGTTTAAAAGTCAACATACAAGCTTCCGCTGTCTGCAAGACATGGTGTGGAGCAGCTGTTTCTGTCAGGAAGTTACAGCCTCCTCACCCTTGGGTTTTTTATCCACTAAGAGCAGCAGAAGAGGGAAACTACCTTCTTTTTGATCCATCACGGTCTCAAACATATAAGCTAAACTTCCCAGAGTTAAAGAACTATGGATTTTCTTATTCTAGGGATGGTTGGTTACTTGTGGTAACAAAGGCCCCTTCGCGTTTGATATTCTTATTTAACCCATTTACCCGGGATCACATTTACTTACCCAAGTTGTTGTTACCTACTACAGCAGGAGACTGTTGCTCAGCCGCTCCTACATCATCAGCTAACTGTTTGGTAATATCGTTTAATTACACTATTAGCCCCCCAGATATTGTGATCGATACTTGGCGGCCTGGTGAAACCATATATATGGACCACACATCGATCAACAGCCAGTTACCTGGTCGACGTGCATGGAACAACTGTGACTTCTCGAATGGTATGTTCTATTGTTTCAGCACCTGCGGCTACCTCGGGGTTTTCGACCCGTCGCCGAACAGAGAAACCTGGAAAATTCTACCGGTGAAACCATGTCTCGCCTTTCGTCAGGTGGATCTCACTAGGAGAATGATGATTACGGAGCATGAAGGAGACATCTTTGTCGTGTGTAATAGT CTATAAGCCTATAAGAAGTCGTCGGTGTTTAAACTAAACCGTAAAGGCAAGGGGACGTGGGAAGAGAAGAGAGAGCTCGGTGGCTTGACGATATTCGCAAGTCGCCTTGCCTCTCTTACGAGAGCTAGTAGTCTCTCCTCCAAGGAGAGGAACAAACTATACCAGTTGGAGGTGGGCGCAAG AAACGGGTAA
- the LOC106341204 gene encoding probable dolichyl pyrophosphate Glc1Man9GlcNAc2 alpha-1,3-glucosyltransferase — MSYFINQLSNAICTAPRKTPSRYLSTWAFPRPIKSPHSNRFSNTRFLIFLQSIGAEMDGDRRHLLLWFFAAATAVKLLLIPSYRSTDFEVHRNWLAITHSLPLSEWYFDETSQWTLDYPPFFAYFERFLSLFARLVDPKIVDLRLGLDYSADSVVYFQRITVIFSDLSLLFGVYRLTRKVEPLRRNLICVLVVWSPGLLMVDHVHFQYNGFLLGWLLLSVSFLQDGRDLIGGFLFAVVLCFKHLFAVAAPVYFVYLLRHYCWAGLATGLRRLVALGSVVVAVFAAAFGPFIYNGQIQQVISRMFPFGRGLCHAYWAPNFWVFYIILDKGLAFTLRKLGFDVQVPSASFTGGLVGDSSPFAVLPQITPLTTFVMVLLAITPCLIKAWKKPQPGLVARWIAYAYTCGFLFGWHVHEKASLHFTIPLAIVAVQSLEDAKHYFLVSIVSCYSLFPLLYEPREYPIKVLLLLLHSMVMWLGFSAQYTDVKGLKEKKKEGGEIKRSKFEIGCVEKSYLMGLVIVEIVSQFLLPYFLGDRYAFMPLMLISTYCAVGIMYSWIWQLRKILT, encoded by the exons ATGTCATACTTTATCAACCAATTAAGTAACGCCATTTGCACAGCTCCACGTAAAACTCCGTCACGCTACCTTTCAACATGGGCTTTTCCTCGGCCCATTAAAAGCCCTCACAGTAACAGATTTTCTAACACACGGTTTCTGATCTTTTTACAGTCCATCGGAGCCGAGATGGACGGTGACCGGCGACACCTCCTCCTCTGGTTCTTCGCCGCAGCAACCGCCGTGAAGCTCCTCCTAATCCCGTCGTACAGAAGTACCGACTTCGAGGTCCACCGCAACTGGCTCGCGATCACGCACTCTCTCCCTCTCTCCGAATGGTACTTCGACGAGACCAGCCAATGGACGCTCGACTACCCTCCTTTCTTCGCCTACTTCGAGCGCTTCCTCTCGCTCTTCGCTCGTCTCGTCGATCCCAAGATCGTGGATCTTCGCTTAGGTCTCGATTACAGCGCAGACTCCGTCGTCTACTTCCAGCGCATCACCGTTATCTTCTCCGATCTCTCTCTTCTCTTCGGTGTTTACAGATTGACTCGAAAGGTTGAGCCTTTGAGGCGGAACCTGATCTGTGTTTTGGTGGTTTGGTCTCCGGGGCTGTTGATGGTTGATCACGTTCATTTTCAGTACAACGGGTTCTTGCTTGGGTGGCTGTTGCTGTCGGTTTCGTTTCTGCAAGATGGGAGAGATCTGATTGGTGGGTTTCTCTTCGCTGTTGTGTTGTGTTTCAAGCATTTGTTCGCTGTTGCTGCTCCGGTTTACTTCGTTTATCTACTGAGGCATTATTGCTGGGCCGGTTTAGCTACCGGTTTGCGAAGGCTTGTGGCTCTTGGTTCGGTTGTTGTGGCGGTTTTCGCCGCAGCCTTTGGTCCCTTTATATACAATGGACAG ATACAGCAAGTGATAAGTAGAATGTTTCCTTTTGGGAGAGGGTTGTGTCATGCTTACTGGGCTCCTAACTTTTGGGTTTTCTATATAATACTCGATAAAGGTCTTGCCTTTACGCTACGGAAGCTTGGGTTCGATGTTCAGGTTCCTTCGGCTTCATTCACTGGGGGTTTAGTTGGAGACTCTTCACCTTTTGCAGTTCTCCCTCAGATCACGCCGTTGACAACGTTTGTGATGGTACTACTTGCTATTACTCCATGTCTGATCAAAGCTTGGAAGAAACCGCAACCCGGGCTTGTGGCTAGATGGATAGCTTATGCATACACATGCGGGTTTTTGTTTGGGTGGCATGTACATGAGAAAGCGTCGCTTCACTTCACTATCCCACTAGCAATCGTTGCAGTGCAGAGTTTAGAAGATGCTAAACACTACTTTTTGGTTTCAATAG TTTCTTGCTACTCACTCTTTCCACTCTTATATGAGCCCCGGGAATACCCAATCAAGGTTCTGCTGCTGTTACTCCACTCCATGGTAATGTGGCTAGGCTTTTCGGCTCAATACACAGACGTGAAAGGCTTGAAGGAGAAGAAGAAGGAAGGTGGTGAAATCAAGAGGAGCAAGTTTGAGATTGGATGTGTTGAGAAGAGCTATCTGATGGGTTTGGTTATAGTAGAGATAGTGTCTCAGTTCTTGCTTCCTTATTTTCTAGGTGATAGATATGCATTCATGCCTTTGATGTTGATCTCGACGTACTGTGCCGTTGGTATCATGTACTCTTGGATTTGGCAGCTTCGTAAGATCCTGACATGA
- the LOC106337866 gene encoding uncharacterized protein LOC106337866 codes for MSELGLMKIRLHYGGVMERKDNDFQYRGGLVNKDIAIDPDYMTWCMFEGFCEDNGSNGKVKHVWYKLPQESMESVKVILELASDASINQMCCEAMKVGGVDIYIEQSVGEQVPENGEEDRGEEDSGEEERDEEAQNNGESSNARDEVEEEVIEEAEDIPFQSLFGDNHDDEVRGATSEKVRDAENEEIRGAGCDDDEEELERQLKDNEHPAPAVDTDDEWDYFNRQEKVISRTTYSNEKPPYLWLMQTFKSGEEFKDQLLRYVLKTNFDVKLCRWEKTKLGAICTKENCEWKIYCSVEKPKGKWMVKSYVDKHNHLKSSKARMLKQGTIARMYKDEARRRPGIKWTDIKDEIMMRYSLSVSKWICTKARRIALDLLKADLDLGLGNIKDARKLPLINMLEEIRRLVMKRNSRRRDITSGCSTQFPPNIMEIFEQNRQASNHCTVIKSSESLYEVTEWDCSYVVCLPEKHCACNRWDLTGIPCQHAIYVINEHNKEPEDFVDPYYLTSRWQDTYENNIKPVNGERLWEKTGKEAIQIPEKRRMPGRPKNYDRIKEAHESKTNPTKVTREGRRMTCSNCKQTGHNCGTCTLQAAPELPKRKRGRPKKTDDPWSIQNAPKRRNAQSQSTPNPVSTQPCVDPQPSTAPTAPTARGRGRGQGRGRGRARGRRRECVPPVPRESGCYIAPYSGRVFEVWGSAAVSDQNSQASQQQPEDS; via the exons ATGAG TGAACTAGGGTTAATGAAGATTAGGCTACATTATGGAGGCGTTATGGAGCGTAAAGATAACGACTTTCAGTATCGGGGAGGATTAGTGAATAAAGACATTGCTATCGATCCAGATTACATGACGTGGTGTATGTTCGAAGGATTCTGTGAAGACAATGGGTCAAACGGGAAGGTGAAACACGTCTGGTACAAGCTTCCACAAGAATCTATGGAGTCGGTGAAAGTGATTTTGGAACTTGCTTCAGATGCTTCTATTAATCAAATGTGTTGCGAAGCTATGAAAGTAGGTGGAGTAGATATCTACATTGAGCAGAGTGTTGGTGAACAGGTTCCGGAGAATGGTGAAGAAGATAGAGGTGAAGAAGACAGCGGTGAAGAAGAGAGAGACGAGGAAGCTCAGAACAATGGGGAATCGTCCAATGCTCGTGATGAGGTTGAGGAAGAAGTCATCGAAGAAGCAGAAGATATTCCATTTCAGTCACTCTTTGGAGATAACCATGATGATGAAGTTAGAGGTGCCACAAGTGAGAAAGTTAGAGATGCCGAAAATGAGGAGATTAGAGGTGCAGGTTGTGATGATGATGAAGAAGAATTGGAGAGGCAATTAAAGGATAATGAACATCCGGCTCCTGCTGTTGACACTGATGATGAGTGGGATTACTTCAATCGACAGGAAAAGGTGATTTCGAGAACTACGTACAGCAATGAGAAGCCTCCATACCTGTGGTTAATGCAGACATTCAAGAGCGGAGAAGAGTTCAAAGACCAGTTATTGCGCTATGTTTTGAAGACAAATTTCGATGTGAAGCTTTGCCGATGGGAGAAAACAAAGCTGGGAGCCATTTGTACAAAGGAAAATTGCGAGTGGAAGATTTATTGCTCTGTTGAGAAGCCAAAGGGGAAGTGGATGGTGAAATCTTATGTGGATAAACATAATCATCTGAAGAGTAGTAAAGCAAGGATGTTGAAGCAGGGTACAATTGCAAGGATGTACAAGGATGAAGCAAGAAGAAGACCTGGTATTAAGTGGACTGACATCAAGGATGAGATAATGATGAGGTACAGTCTCTCAGTTTCTAAGTGGATATGCACGAAAGCCAGAAGAATAGCTCTAGATTTG TTGAAGGCTGATTTGGATTTGGGGTTAGGCAATATCAAAGATGCTCGTAAGTTGCCATTGATTAACATGCTTGAGGAGATTAGGAGACTTGTAATGAAGCGTAACTCTCGAAGGCGTGACATAACAAGTGGCTGTTCGACTCAGTTTCCACCAAATATCATGGAGATTTTTGAGCAAAACCGCCAAGCAAGTAACCACTGCACCGTTATTAAAAGTAGTGAAAGCTTATATGAAGTCACTGAGTGGGATTGTAGCTATGTGGTATGTCTTCCAGAAAAGCATTGTGCTTGTAATCGATGGGACCTCACCGGGATACCTTGCCAGCATGCTATTTATGTCATAAACGAGCATAACAAAGAACCTGAAGA CTTTGTTGATCCTTACTATCTGACATCAAGGTGGCAAGACACCTACGAAAACAACATAAAACCTGTCAACGGAGAGAGACTGTGGGAGAAGACAGGTAAGGAAGCTATACAAATCCCTGAAAAAAGGAGAATGCCAGGACGCCCGAAGAATTATGATAGGATCAAAGAGGCACATGAGTCAAAGACAAATCCAACAAAGGTTACAAGAGAAGGAAGAAGGATGACATGTAGCAACTGTAAGCAAACAGGTCATAACTGTGGAACTTGTACTCTACAAGCTGCTCCTGAGCTTCCTAAACGCAAAAGAGGACGGCCAAAAAAGACT GATGATCCTTGGAGCATTCAAAATGCACCGAAGAGGAGGAATGCTCAAAGCCAGTCCACACCAAATCCGGTCAGCACACAACCTTGTGTTGATCCACAGCCATCAACTGCTCCAACTGCTCCAACTGCTAGAGGCCGTGGCCGTGGACAGGGACGAGGGAGAGGGCGTGCTCGAGGCCGTAGACGTGAGTGTGTGCCTCCTGTTCCAAGAGAGTCTGGTTGCTATATTGCTCCTTACTCTGGTCGTGTATTTGAGGTATGGGGGTCTGCTGCTGTGAGTGATCAGAATTCACAAGCCTCTCAACAACAACCTGAAGACTCTTAG
- the LOC106341213 gene encoding uncharacterized protein LOC106341213 has translation MASYYAEVFGSEEPHFLESCSLCRKHLGRNSDIFMYRGDKAFCSNECREEQIESDEAKEKSWKVSARSLRKKSSEAAKDCKTVRTGTLVVA, from the exons ATGGCTTCTTATTACGCTGAAGTTTTTGGTAGTGAAGAGCCACACTTTTTGGAGTCTTGCTCTCTTTGCCGTAAACACCTTGGTCGTAACTCAGACATCTTCATGTACAG AGGAGACAAGGCGTTTTGTAGCAACGAGTGTAGAGAAGAACAGATCGAATCTGATGAAGCGAAGGAGAAAAGCTGGAAAGTTTCTGCTAGATCTCTCCGTAAAAAATCTTCCGAAGCTGCTAAAGATTGCAAAACCGTTCGGACAGGAACTCTCGTGGTCGCTTAG
- the LOC106341209 gene encoding putative casein kinase II subunit beta-4, whose amino-acid sequence MYKGRSGITMGGGGSSSRSELLGGATDRKRINEALDKHLKKSLDKDSFPSTSTNKSHLHEVESEGSDVSGSEGDEEEETSWISWFCNLRGNEFFCEVDEDYVQDDFNLCGLSGLVPYYDYALDLILDVESSNGDIFTEEQNELVESAAEMLYGLIHVRYILTSKGMAAMLEKYKSCDFGRCPRVFCSGQSCLPVGQSDIPRSSTVKIYCPKCEDLYYPRSKYQGNIDGAYFGTTFPHLFLMAHGNVKPQKPSQSYVPKIFGFKVHKKQ is encoded by the exons ATGTACAAGGGTCGTAGTGGAATCACAATGGGCGGTGGTGGCTCATCGTCGAGATCGGAGCTCCTCGGCGGAGCTACTGATCGGAAAAGAATCAACGAAGCTTTAGACAAACATCTTAAAAAGTCTTTAGACAAAGATTCATTCCCTTCAACCTCAACTAATAAATCTCACCTTCACGAAG TTGAATCTGAGGGATCAGATGTGAGTGGGTCAGAAGGTGATGAAGAAGAAGAGACATCGTGGATCTCGTGGTTTTGTAATTTGAGAGGGAACGAATTCTTCTGCGAAGTGGATGAAGATTATGTACAAGATGATTTCAATCTGTGTGGGTTGAGTGGTCTAGTTCCTTACTATGATTATGCGCTTGATCTCATCTTAGATGTTGAATCATCAAACG GTGATATTTTTACTGAAGAGCAGAATGAGTTGGTGGAATCAGCTGCTGAGATGTTGTATGGTCTTATTCATGTTCGTTACATTCTCACTTCTAAAGGAATGGCTGCTATG TTGGAGAAGTACAAGAGCTGTGATTTTGGGAGATGTCCGAGAGTGTTCTGCAGCGGGCAGTCTTGTCTTCCGGTGGGGCAATCTGATATACCGAGGTCGAGCACGGTGAAGATATACTGCCCTAAATGCGAGGATCTTTACTACCCGCGATCTAAATACCAAGGCA ACATTGATGGAGCTTACTTTGGGACTACATTCCCACATTTGTTTCTCATGGCCCATGGGAACGTGAAACCTCAGAAGCCGAGTCAAAGCTACGTTCCTAAGATATTTGGCTTTAAGGTACACAAGAAACAATGA
- the LOC106341210 gene encoding rac-like GTP-binding protein ARAC9, translating to MSACVAAASVSTTTTTAATTFIKCVTVGDGAVGKTCLLISYTSNTFPTDYVPTVFDNFSANVLVDGKTVNLGLWDTAGQEDYNRLRPLSYRGADVFILAFSLISRPSFENIAKKWVPELRHYAPNVPIVLVGTKLDLREDKKFPMNYPGACTISTEQGQELRKEIGALAYIECSSKTQQNVKAVFDAAIKVVLQPPTKIKKQKRRFGFCHAL from the exons ATGTCAGCTTGTGTGGCTGCTGCATCAGTATCAACGACAACAACAACTGCGGCTACAACGTTTATAAAGTGCGTCACTGTTGGCGATGGAGCCGTGGGCAAAACTTGTCTTCTTATCTCCTACACCAGCAACACCTTTCCTACT GATTATGTTCCTACAGTGTTCGACAACTTCAGTGCAAATGTTTTAGTCGATGGCAAAACTGTCAATCTGGGTCTTTGGGATACTGCTG GTCAAGAAGATTACAATAGGCTTAGACCATTGAGTTACAGAGGAGCAGATGTTTTCATTCTTGCCTTCTCTCTTATCAGCAGACCTAGCTTTGAGAACATTGCTAAAAAG TGGGTCCCCGAGCTGCGACATTATGCTCCTAACGTGCCTATTGTTCTAGTGGGAACTAAATTAG ATCTAAGGGAAGATAAGAAGTTCCCAATGAACTATCCTGGTGCTTGCACAATCTCAACAGAACAA GGTCAAGAGCTAAGAAAAGAGATAGGAGCATTGGCATATATAGAGTGCAGCTCAAAAACACAACAG AACGTGAAAGCGGTGTTTGATGCAGCGATAAAAGTAGTTTTACAGCCTCCTACAAAAATCAAGAAACAAAAGAGAAGATTTGGCTTCTGCCATGCTCTCTGA